In bacterium, the DNA window TATACGATCGGCGTAGGTCGTTCCTTTTAGGCCAAGAGCAATGGCGTTTTGCATGATCTCTACGATGGCACGCATTTTTTCAAAAACTTCCTGCCTCGTGATATTACCGCGCATGCTTTCATAGTCAACGGCCAGTTCCCACAATTCCAGGTTTTTTCCTTTGTTATACGCCAGCATTTCTTCGCATGTGATAAAAGGAACGGTTAAGTCTTTTCGGGACATCACCGGCAGGACCGGATTCAGTTTTTTTATAAAAAGCACATCGTCTATGGATTGCAATTCGCGACAGAGCTGATCGGGGAGAAACTGATTGGATTTGATTTCGATGAAAGTAGATTTTCCTTTTCGCAATCCGATCTCATCGCATGGAAACGATTTTTCGATGAACGAAATAATCTCGCCGGGCGACTTCACGTAAACAAGCGTTTGATAAAAGTCTCCGGCCATGCGGACTTGCGCGCCATCGATCTCTATGACTTCGATCATTCCGCCGCCGGTAGAGATGGCGGTGAGTTCCCTTGTTTCAGACGCATTGCTTAATGTTATTTTGTACGTATTGGGGTGGGTAGCGCCGATGGGATGAATCGCGATCTTTATGTCTATGCCGGCTTCATCTACGGCCTGCTGATAGTCGGGTAGGCGTTCCTCATAGGCTTCCCATCCCAGAAATCCGCCAAACAACCCCATATCCGAACCTTGCCCTTTGTGCGTGGTTGCGAGCGAGCCGTCGGGATCAAATTCGATATAAACTTCCCGGATATCACCGTCCATAAGGTCACGGCCTATGCGGCCTATCCGCAGCGACGCGGCACAATGCGAACTGGATGGTCCTCGCATGACCGGACCGATGACATCGTTGAAAATACTGGGATAGGTTTTCATCGTTGTTTTTTCATTCTTAGTTTATATCCGGTAGCATGATGGGACGGCCTCACCGCACGGTGTAAGCTTCTGATTTTTTCATGGAAAATAAGCCGTGAGGGGTTACAAATAGTCACATAATGTGGGAACTAAAACCCCATTTGTCAATTGAATTTTCAAAAGAATAGAGCGGCCTCGTAGGAGGCTGACGAAATCATAGGCCTTAGAAACGCTTTGTGGCTTGCCGGAGTGGGGGATTGCGGGATTGAATCTTTAATTTCGACTAATTAGAGTAGAATGGAGATGTTTTACCTTCCATTGATTTTTTTGGTTTTCTAAAAATACTGATTCAAGCCATTGTATGGTAGTTTGTTTGCTGTCTTTGGTGATTGTTGACTTGAGTCGGTATGTTACCCATGCTGTATGGGTATCTGTTTCGGTGTTGATGAATTCAAAAGTATTGGTACGATTAAAATCGGGATCGGTATTCCTGGTGATGGCTTTATGGATCAAGGTGTCAATATTCCAAACCTGTCCGTATTCATACAAAGTAATGTCGGCAGTGCAATGGGCTTTAAGATTTACCGAATCTCGTTTTGATAAAGCTTCAAACATTTTTACAACGGTTTGCTGAACTTCTTGCCGGTCTTTTGTCAATAGTTGTTGTGCCTGCAAAAATGTCGCAAGAGAAGCTGTAATGAGTAGAAGAAATGCTTTTTTCAATATCATTGATTTATTTCTTGGTTATCAAAAATTGTGAGGCGTCCGAATGTATAGCAGCCAATGTTTTCCGGCTTGGCGTTCGGGAGGAAATTCGGAGCACAAAAGTTCAATCGAAGAACTGCACCTGAATCTGCCACAAAACTGTCATACGAAGCACTGTACCCGCGATTGCGCCAAACCGCTGTTACCAGCTACTCTTCTTTTCTGTCGTATTGTTCTCTGTTCATGTTGATGTGTCTTGGTGCGTTGGCTGTATGTGTTTGTTGTCCTGTCATTACGCTGCTTTCTGTTTGTAAAGATGTTCTTGAAATTCTATAAACAGTCTGCTGATGTTTGCCACGTCTCCCAAAATTTCTTTTGCGTCTTCCAATGATTGATACTTGTTAGTCAGCAAGATTGGTAATTTTTCTTGGTCGAGTTCGTCCACGCCTGTTTCAATGTATTTACTCAAAACGAACGTGATAAACTCTTTTTGTTTGTCGTTGAGTAAGGCAAAAATTGTCGCTTCTGCTGCTTTGGCTCTTGCTTCTCTTGTCATTGCGATATAGTCGCCATTAAAAACGTATTCCAACACATCATACAAGTCGCTTTTTTCCATATCTACCAACTTTTGTAAAGTCAGTAAATCGTCTTTCGGGAAACCTGCTGATTCCAAATTCTCCAACAAAACTTTTCGGGTAATTGGATTGCTCCAAATTTTTCGCAATTCTTCTTCGTCTTTGAAAAGCTTAGGCAATTCACCAAACAAATTATTCAAAAATTCTTCTGCTGAAATGGGTTTGCCGTCTGCACTCCAAAACGAAGTGGAAACCATATGTTGGATTTCTCGCTCTTTGCCGTTTTTCAGTTTGATTTTTACTTTTTTCTTGCAAACACATGGTATCTGACCACATTTTTCACAAGGTTTTGGTGGTTCTATTATGCAAATACAAGGTCTTTCTCCGCAAATGGGGCAATGTTCTGGTGGAACGTATTCGCACTCACACGGATTTTGTCCGCACTTTTTGCACGGTTCTTCTTCCAAAGGCTCTCCGTCCCATTCGGGGTCTGAAAAGTGTTTGTAGGCATCAACAAAGTCGTAAATGGTAAAAAACTCTTTGCCGTCAAACAAACGTGTGCCACGCCCAACGATTTGTTTAAACTCAATCATTGAGTTGACAGGACGAAGCAAAACGATATTCCGAATGTTCCTTGCATCAACTCCCGTAGAAAGTTTTTGCGAAGTAGTCAGAATAGTTGGGATTGTTTTTTCGTTGTCCTTAAATTCACGCAACAGTCTTTCACCTTCTTCTCCATCATTGGCAGTAACACGAACACAATAAAACGGGTCTTTACTTTTTGCGTTTTGGTTTACCAAATCTCTAATCAAAGCTGCGTGTCCTTGATTGGCACAAAAGATTATTGCCTTTTCGTTTTGGTTGGCTTCATCTAAAAAGATATTTACCCGTTTGGCTTCTCGTTCTACAATTTCAATGGTGCGGTTAAAGTCTTTTTCTTCATACAACTTGCCTTCTTCAATTTCGCCTTCCACAATCGTGTCGTCCGAAGTGTAGCGGTAATCGTCCAAAGTGGTTTTGATGCGTTTTACTTTGAAAGGCGTTAAAAAGCCGTCATTGATGCCTTCTTTCAGCGAATAGATGTAAACAGGTTCACCAAAGTATTTGTAAGTATCAACATTGTCTTTTCGCTTGGGTGTTGCGGTTAAACCCAATTGCACTGCCGGACTGAAATATTCTAAAATGCTTCGCCAATTGCTTTCGTCATTTGCTCCGCCACGGTGGCACTCGTCAATGATGATAAAATCAAAATAGTCGGCTGGATATTCGCCAAAGTAGGGTGTAGGCTTTCCTTCTGCATCCGTGCCACTCATAAAGGTTTGAAAAATGGTAAAGAAAATACTGCCGTTGGTCGGCACTTTTCCGTTTTTCTTTATCTCGTTGGGTTTTATCCGAACTAAAGCATCTTCGGGAAATGCTGAAAATGAATTGTAGGCTTGGTCGGCTAATATGTTTCTGTCGGCTAAAAATAAAATTCTCGGTCTTCGGTTGCCGTCTCGTTTTAAGTTCCAACGGGTTTGAAAAAGTTTCCAAGCTATTTGAAAAGCGATTGCCGTTTTTCCTGTTCCTGTGGCAAGGGTGAGTAAAATTCTTTCTTTGCTTTGTGCAATGGCTTCAACGGTTCGTTGAACGGCTATTTCCTGATAATATCTTAACTGCCAACTTCCGCTTTTGTCTTCAAATGGAACATTAGCAAACTTTTCTCGCCACACTTCGACAAGCTCAGTGTTCGAGCTTTTTGGGTAGGTTTTATTCCAAAGTTCCTCAGGGCTTAGAAAATCTGTTACCAAACCTTCTTTGCCTGTTATCATACAGATTTGGTAAATGGCTTTTCCGTTGGTGCTGTATGTGGTTTCTAATTTTAATTTCTCCGCATATTTCTTGGCTTGCATTACGCCTTCGCCAACTTCCAATTCATCACTTTTAGCTTCAACCACTGCCAACTTGATGCCTTTGTAAACCAACACATAATCGGCAATTTCTCTTTTGCCCCTGCCACCACCTGTTTGAATTTTACCTGCCGTTATGTTGTATTCACGAAGGACTTTAGAACCTTCCACAACGCCCCAACCGCAAGCTATTAGCTTTGGGTCTATGAGTTCTGCTCTTGTTTCTGCTTCGTTCATAATTTCTCTTTTATCAAATGACCATCAAATAAAATCGGTCTGCCAATCACATAACCATCACATAATAAAGCGTTGATTATCAAAGATTTGAATTGGATATTGGCGCCACCTATCACATAGCCATCACATAAGAATTCTGAGGTAGTCAAATAACCATCAAATAAGGATTTAAGCCCAAAATGGTATGTAGCTGGCATATTTTCTTGATTTACTGTCTGGGTCATCTTCTTTAATTACTTTATCATCAATGGCATCTCGAATAATGCGGGAAGCAATTGAATAGTTATGGTCTTCAATTTTGAATCTTTCTCTTAAGCTTTGATTGGTCATTTTCTCGTTTGATACATATTTCAAACAAGCGTGTTGATAGCAAGCTCTGATTTTTTCTTTTTTATCTAATTCATTCAAAGTTTTATAACAATACATTGTAACACGAGTTCTATTCTCTGCAACTACCACATTGATGGCAGGCAGTTGATACAATTCATTGTAAAAAATAACCTTGTCTAATCCACTGCCTTTTTCTTCGCAAAAACCCATTCTTCGCATAAGGTCTGCTAATTTTTCATTGCGTGATAAGTAAGCATCAATAAATCGGTCGGGTGTAACCAAAGGCGTTCCAGGATTAGATATTTCAATTCTGTCAGTAAAAATCTCAACCATTGGAAAACCTTTTTCGGTCAAATCCTGATGGATAAGAGCATTAGCAACTAATTCTCTGATGGCGATTTCAGGATACATTCGGGTTTCTTTTCTCAATGCTTTTCCTATTTCTTCATTTGCAGGCAATTGGCTGTTTATCCAATTTACTAAACCTTCAAAACCTAAAGCATAACCTTTGGCTCCAATTTGCTCCCGCTCTGTTTCAACTTTGTTTTTGACCTTGTAAACGATAACACGAACTGATTTTCGTTCCACGCTTTCAAAATCTTTTAACTGCTTAGCAAAAAGCAAAGCCCCTAATTTGGTAATTGCATAACCATTATTCTTTACTACTAAACCTTCATCCATAAACTTATCAATTACGCCTTGCTGATTAGAAGGATACGGCAGTTTCAACAAGTCAAAATAAGCTTCAGTGCTTAGATACTTGGTGATATCCGATGCACTCAGATTGTCTTTTGCAATTTCTTTTTCAAATGGTATAGTATCCTTGTTCCAGATTTTAGCTTGTTTCTGTGGAAACTCATTCAACTTTCTGGTGATGCTGCTCACACGGATGTATGCCTTATGCAGAAATTCAACGGGCTGGTTTTTAGTAGCAGGGATTACATAGATAGAGATGTGTCGGTTTGCGTCATAATCAAACTCATAAACTGCAAAATCAATTCTTGGATTTAATCGGGTAAGCAACCAATGCTCTAAATCCTCATTTCCTTTTTTGGCGGTTTTAGCTTTGAAGGTTGTTCCTTTAATAATTTGAGTTTTGTCTTCTACACCGAAAATCAAATAACCAAATGGCTGATTGTGAATACAAGCACCGTTCGATAAAGCTGAAATACACTCTCCAATTTCTTCTGCTGAATGAAAATTGAGTTTGAACTCCACCCATTCACTTTCGTGTGGCTGTTTTACAAGCTCGTTTAATAATTCTATCAATTGTTGTTCATTCATACCGCAACTGCTTTTTCAGTTTTTAGTTCGACAGGCTCACCACCACGCAATTCCCCCGCAAATGCCTTTTGCAAGATGGATTTTTTCAGTTCTTCCAAATCCTCTATTTTCTTTTGATACACCGCTTCCAACTTTTGCGTTTCGGCCCGCAGGGCATCTAATTGGCGGACGATAGTTTGTTGTTCTTCAATGGAAGGAATTGGAATTGGAATTTTATTTAGCATTGCCTGATTTAATTTGGGCTGTGCCATTCCGCTTACATAATCATCTATTCTAATTGAGTTGATATAAACTTCAACAAATTTTTGAGTGACGGTATTTGGAAACTTCAAAACGTGTGTGTGATTATTTACCCAAGTTTTTCCTGAAATTGAAAAAGCAATCGGATAGGTTCTTGTTAAAAGGTTTGCACCATCTTCTGAAACACAAAGTAAATCTTCATTAAAAAGGTAGTCGGCTACGTAATCAACGATTCCTGATGCACCATAATAAGGTATATCTCCGCTTTTCCTTTGGTTTTTGGTAATCGGAACCCTTTTACTGTCGAGATTTTCCGAAATCTGATTTAATGTTTTTGTTTCCCAATTTCCATTCTCAAACAACCCCTGCAAATAACTTTCAAAAAGTTCTTTGGCGTTTTTGAGGTTTTTTATGGCGGCATTTCGACTTCGCTCAATGACCTCAAAGGCTTCATCTAATATGGAAACTATGCGTTGTTGTTCGGGGAGAGGGGGAAGAGGGATTGGAATTTTAT includes these proteins:
- a CDS encoding L-serine ammonia-lyase, iron-sulfur-dependent, subunit alpha — translated: MKTYPSIFNDVIGPVMRGPSSSHCAASLRIGRIGRDLMDGDIREVYIEFDPDGSLATTHKGQGSDMGLFGGFLGWEAYEERLPDYQQAVDEAGIDIKIAIHPIGATHPNTYKITLSNASETRELTAISTGGGMIEVIEIDGAQVRMAGDFYQTLVYVKSPGEIISFIEKSFPCDEIGLRKGKSTFIEIKSNQFLPDQLCRELQSIDDVLFIKKLNPVLPVMSRKDLTVPFITCEEMLAYNKGKNLELWELAVDYESMRGNITRQEVFEKMRAIVEIMQNAIALGLKGTTYADRILGAQSVEFQQQMKDKKLIEGDVLNRVILYTSAMMEVKSSMGVVVAAPTAGSCGALPGAVIGLSDALHLSQDEMVKAMLAAGIIGVFIAAHATFAAEVGGCMAECGSGSGMAAAGIVGIKKGTLDQALAASSMALQSSLGMICDMIADRVEAPCLNRNVMAATNALSCANMALSNYNHLIPLDEVIETMKKVGDAIPNTLRCTGLGGLAITKTAKKIEATLEKNQAESNKKFFKVC
- a CDS encoding nuclear transport factor 2 family protein; this translates as MILKKAFLLLITASLATFLQAQQLLTKDRQEVQQTVVKMFEALSKRDSVNLKAHCTADITLYEYGQVWNIDTLIHKAITRNTDPDFNRTNTFEFINTETDTHTAWVTYRLKSTITKDSKQTTIQWLESVFLENQKNQWKVKHLHSTLISRN
- a CDS encoding putative DNA binding domain-containing protein; protein product: MNEQQLIELLNELVKQPHESEWVEFKLNFHSAEEIGECISALSNGACIHNQPFGYLIFGVEDKTQIIKGTTFKAKTAKKGNEDLEHWLLTRLNPRIDFAVYEFDYDANRHISIYVIPATKNQPVEFLHKAYIRVSSITRKLNEFPQKQAKIWNKDTIPFEKEIAKDNLSASDITKYLSTEAYFDLLKLPYPSNQQGVIDKFMDEGLVVKNNGYAITKLGALLFAKQLKDFESVERKSVRVIVYKVKNKVETEREQIGAKGYALGFEGLVNWINSQLPANEEIGKALRKETRMYPEIAIRELVANALIHQDLTEKGFPMVEIFTDRIEISNPGTPLVTPDRFIDAYLSRNEKLADLMRRMGFCEEKGSGLDKVIFYNELYQLPAINVVVAENRTRVTMYCYKTLNELDKKEKIRACYQHACLKYVSNEKMTNQSLRERFKIEDHNYSIASRIIRDAIDDKVIKEDDPDSKSRKYASYIPFWA
- a CDS encoding DEAD/DEAH box helicase family protein, with amino-acid sequence MNEAETRAELIDPKLIACGWGVVEGSKVLREYNITAGKIQTGGGRGKREIADYVLVYKGIKLAVVEAKSDELEVGEGVMQAKKYAEKLKLETTYSTNGKAIYQICMITGKEGLVTDFLSPEELWNKTYPKSSNTELVEVWREKFANVPFEDKSGSWQLRYYQEIAVQRTVEAIAQSKERILLTLATGTGKTAIAFQIAWKLFQTRWNLKRDGNRRPRILFLADRNILADQAYNSFSAFPEDALVRIKPNEIKKNGKVPTNGSIFFTIFQTFMSGTDAEGKPTPYFGEYPADYFDFIIIDECHRGGANDESNWRSILEYFSPAVQLGLTATPKRKDNVDTYKYFGEPVYIYSLKEGINDGFLTPFKVKRIKTTLDDYRYTSDDTIVEGEIEEGKLYEEKDFNRTIEIVEREAKRVNIFLDEANQNEKAIIFCANQGHAALIRDLVNQNAKSKDPFYCVRVTANDGEEGERLLREFKDNEKTIPTILTTSQKLSTGVDARNIRNIVLLRPVNSMIEFKQIVGRGTRLFDGKEFFTIYDFVDAYKHFSDPEWDGEPLEEEPCKKCGQNPCECEYVPPEHCPICGERPCICIIEPPKPCEKCGQIPCVCKKKVKIKLKNGKEREIQHMVSTSFWSADGKPISAEEFLNNLFGELPKLFKDEEELRKIWSNPITRKVLLENLESAGFPKDDLLTLQKLVDMEKSDLYDVLEYVFNGDYIAMTREARAKAAEATIFALLNDKQKEFITFVLSKYIETGVDELDQEKLPILLTNKYQSLEDAKEILGDVANISRLFIEFQEHLYKQKAA
- a CDS encoding restriction endonuclease subunit S — translated: MKQGDTLSLPKGWEIKKLGEVCENLDSKRIPITQSKRTKGDIPYYGASGIVDYVSDYIFDEDLLCVSEDGANLLARTYPIAFSISGKTWVNNHAHVLRFKNFNTQKFIELYLNSIRVDDYVSGMAQPKLNQAMLNKIPIPLPPLPEQQRIVSILDEAFEVIERSRNAAIKNLKNAKELFESYLQGLFENGNWETKTLNQISENLDSKRVPITKNQRKSGDIPYYGASGIVDYVADYLFNEDLLCVSEDGANLLTRTYPIAFSISGKTWVNNHTHVLKFPNTVTQKFVEVYINSIRIDDYVSGMAQPKLNQAMLNKIPIPIPSIEEQQTIVRQLDALRAETQKLEAVYQKKIEDLEELKKSILQKAFAGELRGGEPVELKTEKAVAV